The following proteins are co-located in the Anas platyrhynchos isolate ZD024472 breed Pekin duck chromosome 1, IASCAAS_PekinDuck_T2T, whole genome shotgun sequence genome:
- the LOC140001366 gene encoding uncharacterized protein — MEQQNKDDSQPAEGQRSVQERRQMEKKPQDIKTLPHRGVRQAERIQLPALPPLPRQAATQAAAPKQVPKAETSSSEKATCKLPPLQAAASASSGGGRAKSLGTEARSQQELLPPLPCISGNRDRAVRAERRERGPHSPVAPDEDMGNAIRSFVSTVITNAVACNEGASSKARLSPSSRVPRTKGPRTPPLTTAAAQNWKSRHSSKSSLASPDEEMEDRIKAFVSTAIRNGLAWNQGAMREARLPPVGRPPTSKGHRTPPQPATGPQNLKKSWHPAPHSPADSCTALQDTAHSRVSEVLQKTQKSWEHGQRSAALGDLAQTGCKLRATSSAGVQTDLERTWTTSLPGPDSRVCAGARASSRDPAAASPGQGKKKKQQREKHIKPRQGTGNEGTSQGRGKKESSPGGCDEEEVVIINSWINPRFASLFTDAQDVPQEEGSAASSVDREAAQEAEHPASASPGSLQTTDTVPSAAPQEEIPGEERHSTPLTTTTAAQSRPASPPAAPALEDEGHRTPPLTRGAPQSKPSASPSPSEHSTAVMVESQGRARHASSACDDELDERVKTIVSTVIRRAEAMSQGAVSKAASAPSATGPSVPPPTAEPADSTSSASALAGALGDLARTGSTGRATRSAGVQTDLERRRTTALPGPDSRVCAGARASSRDPAAASPGQGKKKKQQREKHVKPRQGTGNEGTSQGRGKKESSPGGWDEEEEIVIINSWINPRFASLFTDAQDVPQEEGSAASSVEREAAQEAEHPASASPGSLQTTDTVPSAAPQEEIPGEERHSTPLTTTTPAQSRPASPPAAPALEDEGHRTPPLTRGAPQSKPSASPSPSEHSAAVMVESQGRARHACSVSDEELDERVDTIVAAVLLHSVAIIQGAGAPSKAASAPWVTVPRVPPPTPEPAECTSSASALARGPVGEANEAPLAAAAMPQEEGGEGASPLAAEPLREAITDLRPAAADEAGAAATPLVPGHQVAIEQGGQAQSSSCTKDTPADEPATSQTQAPSQDLLAGPVQRSEQHQAQGTLDLAQAPARQPRPSRIRRALRALRRAFRCSCIAGQRE, encoded by the exons ATGGAGAAGAAGCCGCAAGACATCAAGACACTGCCTCACCGTGGGGTGAGGCAGGCCGAGAGAatccagctgccagccctgccgcctttgccaaggcaggcagcgactcaggcagcagcacccaagCAAGTGCCTAAAGCAGAGACATCATCATCTGAAAAGGCCACTTGCAagctgccccctctgcaagcagcagcctctgcttcttcagggggaggaagggcaaaGTCATTGGGAACAGAGGCCCGCAGCCAGCAAGAGCTTTTGCCACCTCTTCCCTGCATCTCTGGCAACAGGGACAGAGCAGTGAGGGCAGAGAGGCGGGAACGTGGCCCACACAGCCCTGTGGCCCCTGACGAGGACATGGGCAATGCAATACGGTCCTTTGTGTCCACCGTCATAACAAACGCTGTAGCCTGCAACGAGGGAGCCAGCAGCAAGGCAAGGCTTTCTCCCTCAAGCAGAGTTCCCAGGACCAAAGGCCCCAGAACACCACCTCTCACCACAGCAGCGGCCCAAAACTGGAAGAGTCGGCACTCGTCCAAAAGCAGCCTTGCATCCCCTGACGAAGAAATGGAAGACCGAATAAAGGCCTTTGTCTCCACTGCAATAAGAAATGGCCTTGCCTGGAACCAGGGAGCCATGAGGGAGGCAAGGCTTCCTCCCGTGGGCAGACCTCCCACGAGCAAAGGACACAGAACACCACCTCAGCCCGCAACTGGGCCCCAGAATTTAAAGAAGAGCTGGcaccctgccccacacagccctgcagactctTGCACGGCACTGCAGGACACAGCACACTCCCGCGTGTCTGAAGTGCTGCAGAAGACGCAAAAAAGCTGGGAACACGGCCAACGATCAGCAGCACTTGGGGACCTGGCACAAACGGGGTGCAAATTGAGAGCAACAAGTTCAGCCGGGGTCCAGACAGACCTGGAGAGGACGTGGACGACTTCTCTGCCAGGGCCTGATTCCCGGGTATGCGCAGGAGCAAGGGCttccagcagagaccctgcagCAGCTAGCCCAGGCCagggtaagaagaaaaaacaacagagagagaaacacatcaaacccaggcaggggacaggcaaCGAGGGGACAAGCCAAGGCCGgggcaagaaagagagcagtcctGGGGGATGCGATGAAGAGGAGGTCGTCATCATCAACTCCTGGATCAACCCCAGGTTCGCCAGCCTCTTCACAGACGCACAGGACGTTCCCCAGGAAGAGGGCAgcgcagccagcagtgtggacagggaggcagcacaagaagcagaacaCCCAGCAAGCGCCTCTCCTGGCTCGCTGCAAACCACGGACACTGTCccatcagctgctccccaggaaGAAATTCCTGGGGAAGAGAGGCACAGCACGCCTCTCACcacaacaacagcagcacagagcaggccagcaagtcctccagcagcccctgctctggaagatgagggacacAGGACGCCTCCCCTGACACGTGGGGCTCCACAGTCAAAACCATCGGCCTCTCCAAGCCCCAGTGAGCACAGCACTGCGGTGATGGTTGAGAGCCAGGGACGTGCCCGACATGCCTCCAGTGCCTGTGATGACGAGCTGGATGAACGAGTCAAGACCATCGTTTCCACAGTCATACGCCGTGCTGAAGCCATGAGCCAGGGAGCCGTGAGCAAGGCAGCAAGTGCTCCCTCGGCCACAGGACCCAGCGTGCCTCCTCccacagcagagcctgcagactCTACATCCTCAGCATCTGCCTTGGCTGGAGCACTGGGGGACTTGGCACGCACGGGGAGCACAGGGAGAGCAACGAGATCAGCCGGGGTCCAGACAGACCTGGAGAGGAGGCGGAccactgctctgccagggcCTGATTCCCGGGTATGCGCAGGAGCAAGGGCttccagcagagaccctgcagCAGCTAGCCCAGGCCagggtaagaagaaaaaacaacagagagagaaacacgTCAAACCCAGGCAGGGGACAGGAAACGAGGGGACAAGCCAAGGCCGgggcaagaaagagagcagtcctGGGGGAtgggatgaagaggaggagatcGTCATCATCAACTCCTGGATCAACCCCAGGTTCGCCAGCCTCTTCACAGACGCACAGGACGTTCCGCAGGAAGAGGGCAgcgcagccagcagtgtggaaagggaggcagcacaagaagcagaacaCCCAGCAAGCGCCTCTCCTGGCTCGCTGCAAACCACGGACACTGTCccatcagctgctccccaggaaGAAATTCCTGGGGAAGAGAGGCACAGCACGCCTCTCACCACAACAACACCGGCACAGAGCAGGCCAGcaagtcctccagcagcccctgctctggaagatgagggacacAGGACGCCTCCCCTGACACGTGGGGCTCCACAGTCAAAACCATCGGCCTCTCCAAGCCCCAGCGAGCACAGCGCTGCCGTGATGGTGGAGAGCCAGGGACGTGCCCGACATGCCTGCAGTGTCTCTGATGAAGAGCTGGATGAAAGAGTTGACACCATCGTGGCTGCAGTCCTACTCCACTCTGTAGCCATCATCCAGGGAGCGGGAGCCCCAAGCAAGGCAGCAAGTGCTCCCTGGGTCACAGTGCCCAGGGTGCCTCCTCCCACACCAGAGCCTGCAGAATGTACATCCTCGGCCTCTGCCTTGGCCAGAGGCCCTGTGGGGGAGGCCAATGAAGCCCCTCTCGCTGCAGCAGCAATGCCACAAGAAGAAGGTGGAGAAGGGGCTTCTCCTTTGGCTGCAGAGCCTCTCCGGGAGGCCATCACAGATCTccgcccagcagcagctgacgaagcaggagcagcagccactcCCTTGGTTCCTGGGCACCAG GTGGCCATCGAGCAGGGAGGCCAAGCGCAGTCCTCCTCCTGCACCAAAGATACGCCAGCGGATGAGCCAGCAACATCCCAGACACAAGCGCCGTCCCAGGATCTGTTGGCCGGGCCTGTTCAGCGCAGCGAGCAGCACCAAGCACAAG GCACCCTTGACCTCGCACAAGCCCCGGCGCGCCAGCCACGGCCCTCCCGCATCAGGAGGGCACTTCGCGCGCTGCGCAGGGCTTTCCGCTGCAGCTGCATCGCAGGACAGCGAGAGTAG